In the genome of Xenopus laevis strain J_2021 chromosome 1S, Xenopus_laevis_v10.1, whole genome shotgun sequence, one region contains:
- the LOC108704138 gene encoding transmembrane emp24 domain-containing protein 11: IFLFFWPLSSAMYFHVAEKEEKCLIEDLPAETLVTGRYKIQKWDIKEHDFLPSAPGLGMVVTITAPNGEVLLSKLYGPDGKFTFTSHSPGEHTICMQSNSTNLIAFVSNKLRIHFDVQAGENPLDFHMINAKDKVKAVTYGLEHLRGEINHIIKQQEYQREREENYRLKSEETNNNVLWWAIIQTAILTSVGIWQIKHFKDFLIAKKVV; the protein is encoded by the exons ATATTCCTGTTCTTCTGGCCTTTATCTTCTGCTATGTATTTTCATGtagcagaaaaagaagagaagtgCCTTATAGAAGATCTTCCAGCAGAGACACTGGTCACAG GCCGTTACAAGATACAGAAATGGGATATTAAAGAACACGACTTCCTCCCGTCTGCGCCTGGACTAGGAATGGTTGTGACAATTACAGCACCAAATGGAGAG GTATTGCTGTCAAAGTTATACGGGCCGGATGGGAAATTCACTTTCACTTCTCATTCTCCCGGAGAACACACAATCTGCATGCAGTCCAATTCAACAAACCTTATAGCTTTTGTTTCAAATAAATTG cGTATTCACTTTGATGTACAAGCAGGAGAAAACCCACTCGATTTTCATATGATAAATGCAAAAGACAAAGTTAAAGCGGTAACATATGGCCTTGAACACCTTAGAGGAGAAATCAACCATATCATCAAACAACAGGAATATCAAAGG GAGAGAGAGGAGAATTACAGACTAAAGAGCGAAGAAACGAACAATAATGTGTTGTGGTGGGCTATTATACAAACTGCGATCCTAACATCTGTTGGTATATGGCAAATCAAACACTTTAAGGATTTTCTGATTGCCAAAAAGGTTGTATGA